A part of Limihaloglobus sulfuriphilus genomic DNA contains:
- a CDS encoding LamG domain-containing protein yields MDPEWTEGIKGDHALKFMKLAAPANGGVCSFINGYDPVLCSRALVATGSFTVEAFIKIDVMPADGYTDARYIVSLCDNSGTYASYWNYAIRLRTAGTDTFVEGLSRAKDGSWPTVTSTVALSTGVEYYVAFSYNADTMEAKIWVDNNTDTSTFAQQPISTDLTSPMFTIGARRPSSSYSAFFEGVIDDVRVSDTVLTTQEMLSYGCGSIGYDPMDFNQDCRVDMADLAEFAKMWGNCSIPYLEGCDQY; encoded by the coding sequence ATGGATCCTGAGTGGACCGAAGGTATCAAAGGCGATCATGCACTGAAGTTTATGAAGCTCGCTGCTCCTGCCAACGGAGGGGTTTGCTCTTTCATTAATGGCTATGACCCTGTATTGTGCAGCAGAGCTCTTGTTGCTACGGGCAGTTTTACAGTAGAAGCTTTCATTAAAATTGATGTAATGCCTGCAGATGGTTATACAGATGCCCGTTATATCGTTTCCCTGTGCGACAACAGTGGTACGTATGCAAGCTACTGGAACTACGCAATAAGGCTCAGAACTGCAGGTACTGACACATTCGTAGAAGGTCTTTCCAGGGCTAAAGACGGCTCATGGCCGACTGTTACTTCAACTGTTGCTCTTTCGACAGGTGTCGAGTATTATGTCGCCTTTTCGTACAATGCCGATACAATGGAAGCTAAGATATGGGTTGATAACAATACTGACACTTCGACCTTTGCTCAGCAACCTATCAGTACTGATCTGACAAGCCCAATGTTTACGATCGGTGCCAGAAGACCTTCTTCAAGCTATTCCGCTTTCTTCGAAGGTGTTATTGATGATGTTAGAGTCAGCGATACTGTTCTTACAACTCAAGAGATGCTTTCCTATGGCTGCGGATCAATAGGATATGATCCAATGGACTTCAATCAAGACTGTAGAGTGGATATGGCAGATTTGGCTGAGTTTGCAAAAATGTGGGGCAATTGTTCGATTCCTTATCTTGAGGGTTGCGATCAGTACTGA
- a CDS encoding LamG-like jellyroll fold domain-containing protein encodes MLERIGVIFLLQLCFAGSSSAGVSYESLILRDDPVLWWRFDYQRSVDGSVAYDEISNYNSYYDGNTSIVTGGIDGGCGWFNGNLAGVELGSELRSRLDASKAITVEAWLRCADLPASGARPIFATRINAAYAGMEVIIVNAGGSCRIQVGARSTLSDSYQTAYAPFDSLGQWNHLVCVSDFANGKVIIYLNGQEVTETSVQFGSRLYEVGAAVTQTDQIARDCSLNNFYRGWLDEVAVYNRALNSFEVLEHYRAAIAEEPACLWVSQAFSASTYKDVFYGSPSLAILPDGTMIASHDYFGDGVALWDPTERWRTAISKSVDGGNNWVELAVVNRIYWASLFEHNGDIYLLGVNKPSGSIVISKSSDEGLTWSLAYNNNTGLLFSGGFDQTPPNYTTGSATILKHNGRVYRSFEDRVYNSQTIGQFKALVVSADLNSDLLNSSNWTMSNKVEYNLADTPPEWGATLPCWLEGSMTVDTDGQLWLVERFNSYPTTDKAALLKLSSDGTVLEWDVNAPDAGFIDMPGGMHMFTTRYDSQIGLHLALVNNNTDSSGDKPQQRNTLSLVSSENLIHWRHIATILQDDSLLSWEDSVALAGFQYVEWLFDGDDIVFVSRTAYDGAMSYHDSNRITFHRIENYQRLFTNCGNWGYDPMDFNFDCIVNLKDFFEFDSHWLN; translated from the coding sequence ATGTTAGAAAGAATTGGTGTGATTTTTTTGCTCCAACTCTGTTTTGCGGGCAGTTCATCGGCTGGAGTTTCTTATGAGTCCCTGATTCTAAGAGATGACCCAGTTTTATGGTGGCGTTTTGATTATCAACGATCGGTTGATGGTTCAGTTGCTTATGATGAAATCAGTAATTACAATAGTTATTATGATGGTAATACTTCTATTGTAACTGGCGGCATTGATGGCGGATGCGGATGGTTTAACGGCAACCTTGCCGGCGTTGAGCTTGGAAGTGAGCTCAGGAGCAGGCTTGATGCTTCTAAAGCAATTACGGTTGAAGCCTGGCTCAGGTGTGCAGACCTTCCGGCAAGTGGGGCAAGGCCAATCTTTGCTACCCGAATTAATGCCGCCTATGCGGGTATGGAAGTTATAATTGTCAATGCAGGCGGTTCCTGTAGAATTCAAGTTGGTGCAAGAAGTACACTTTCGGATTCCTATCAGACGGCCTATGCACCTTTTGACAGTCTGGGGCAGTGGAATCATCTGGTTTGTGTTAGCGACTTTGCCAATGGAAAGGTCATTATATACCTCAATGGCCAAGAGGTAACAGAAACCTCTGTACAATTCGGAAGCAGACTTTATGAAGTTGGCGCTGCGGTAACACAAACCGATCAAATCGCCAGAGACTGTTCTCTGAATAACTTTTATAGGGGATGGCTTGATGAGGTTGCTGTTTATAACAGAGCTCTTAACAGCTTTGAAGTATTAGAACATTACCGTGCTGCAATTGCTGAAGAACCTGCATGTCTTTGGGTTTCTCAAGCTTTTTCAGCTAGCACATATAAAGATGTTTTCTATGGTTCGCCGAGCCTGGCTATATTGCCAGATGGTACCATGATTGCAAGCCATGATTACTTTGGTGACGGTGTTGCCCTGTGGGATCCGACTGAACGCTGGCGGACAGCTATCAGCAAATCCGTAGATGGTGGAAATAACTGGGTGGAGCTTGCTGTCGTTAACCGTATTTACTGGGCAAGTTTGTTTGAGCATAATGGGGATATTTACCTTTTAGGCGTTAATAAACCCTCGGGCAGTATTGTAATATCAAAAAGTTCCGATGAAGGGCTAACGTGGTCGTTGGCTTATAATAACAACACGGGTCTGCTTTTCTCGGGTGGTTTTGACCAAACACCGCCAAACTACACTACAGGCTCCGCAACTATATTAAAGCATAACGGCAGAGTGTATCGTTCGTTTGAAGACAGGGTTTACAATAGCCAGACTATAGGCCAATTTAAGGCTCTTGTTGTTTCTGCAGACCTTAATAGTGATTTGCTAAACTCAAGTAATTGGACGATGAGCAACAAGGTAGAATACAACCTTGCTGATACTCCGCCGGAGTGGGGGGCGACCCTGCCTTGCTGGCTTGAGGGGAGTATGACAGTTGATACCGATGGCCAGTTGTGGCTTGTTGAGCGTTTCAACTCGTATCCTACGACCGATAAAGCAGCACTTTTAAAACTTAGCAGTGATGGCACTGTGTTAGAGTGGGACGTTAATGCCCCTGATGCTGGTTTTATTGATATGCCCGGCGGGATGCACATGTTTACAACCCGCTACGACAGTCAAATAGGCCTGCACCTGGCACTTGTCAACAATAATACTGACTCGTCTGGCGATAAGCCTCAACAGCGAAATACGCTTTCTTTGGTTTCTTCGGAAAATCTCATCCACTGGCGGCACATTGCCACAATACTTCAAGACGACTCGCTCCTTAGTTGGGAAGATTCCGTGGCTCTTGCAGGCTTTCAATATGTTGAATGGCTTTTTGATGGTGATGATATTGTTTTTGTTTCTCGCACAGCTTATGATGGTGCAATGAGTTATCATGATAGCAATCGTATTACATTCCACAGAATTGAAAACTACCAGCGTCTATTCACGAACTGCGGAAACTGGGGTTATGATCCCATGGATTTTAATTTTGATTGTATCGTTAATTTGAAAGATTTTTTTGAGTTCGATTCTCACTGGTTAAATTAA
- a CDS encoding LamG domain-containing protein, translating to MRKETKLLVVSCLLVIVLSSAASYAATLAYWKFDEGAADSQLLADSTGNTTNEFIRGTSASGFMDPTWTAGIKGDSALHFERLSAFPNGQVASFINGYDPELNSSALISSSFTVEAFINMDTLPDEGYSAVRYVVSLCDRSGTYASYWNYSIRMRTADGKTYAEGNSRAADGSWPTVTSSVALDAGVNYYLAYSYDDTTGEATIWVDEHSDSVTFTSAPISNALEHPMFTIGARAPSTSYSAFFDGVIDDVRISDTALTQSELLVPEPTTAAILLFGGISLLRKKKQI from the coding sequence ATGAGAAAAGAAACAAAGTTGCTAGTGGTTAGTTGTTTGTTGGTTATTGTATTAAGCAGTGCTGCTTCTTACGCTGCCACACTTGCTTATTGGAAATTTGATGAAGGTGCCGCTGATAGTCAGCTCTTAGCTGATTCAACAGGCAATACCACGAATGAGTTTATACGAGGTACCAGTGCTTCAGGCTTTATGGACCCAACCTGGACAGCAGGGATTAAGGGCGATTCAGCTCTGCATTTTGAGCGTTTATCTGCTTTTCCCAATGGTCAGGTTGCTTCATTTATTAATGGTTATGACCCAGAACTAAACAGTTCAGCGTTAATTTCCTCAAGTTTTACAGTTGAAGCTTTTATTAATATGGACACTCTTCCTGACGAAGGTTATAGTGCTGTTCGGTATGTCGTTTCATTATGTGATCGTTCCGGAACTTATGCCAGTTATTGGAACTATTCCATTCGCATGCGTACTGCAGATGGCAAAACCTATGCCGAGGGCAATTCCAGAGCAGCCGATGGCTCATGGCCTACCGTAACATCAAGCGTTGCCTTAGACGCAGGAGTTAACTATTATCTCGCGTATTCGTATGATGATACCACGGGTGAGGCGACTATTTGGGTTGATGAGCATTCAGATAGTGTCACTTTCACTAGTGCTCCAATAAGTAACGCCTTAGAGCATCCAATGTTTACAATAGGTGCCAGGGCTCCTTCAACAAGTTACTCAGCCTTCTTTGACGGAGTCATTGATGATGTAAGAATAAGTGACACAGCTTTAACTCAGAGTGAGCTCTTAGTACCTGAACCAACTACAGCGGCAATTCTTCTGTTTGGAGGAATTTCATTGTTGCGTAAAAAGAAACAGATTTAA
- a CDS encoding dihydrodipicolinate synthase family protein — protein MIYQTLSDGLYPVALTPLDETKSIDWKGLEHLIEFYLNSGASGLFVNCASSEVQFFNNRQMLEISAFVVRQVNFRKPVLSGAILQDKIPNQANFIKEIMDTGVDVAVISANQIAALHEDDSLWQSKAEKLLHLTDGVPLGIYECPIPYHRLVSTKLYGWLAKTGRFSFHKDTSCDILKIKEKLNISRDSKLKFFNAHIDTLLDSLQAGGNGYSGIMSNFCPKLCAILCEKFNSNPTISFRLQKYLSNTENHILSISNAYPAVGKHFLRCRQVPIKPLCKTDQPELSNYQLRQLYELSNDIIFLENLDILNEGLPYLSTSHETRVKWQIYSHLPFRK, from the coding sequence ATGATTTATCAAACGCTTAGTGACGGTCTGTATCCTGTAGCACTTACCCCTCTTGACGAAACAAAATCCATTGACTGGAAAGGTCTTGAGCATTTAATTGAGTTTTATTTAAATTCAGGTGCATCGGGTTTGTTTGTCAATTGTGCGTCTAGTGAAGTACAATTTTTTAACAACAGACAAATGTTGGAAATTTCTGCGTTTGTGGTGAGACAAGTAAATTTCAGAAAGCCTGTTTTATCCGGTGCAATATTGCAAGATAAAATTCCAAACCAGGCAAATTTTATCAAAGAGATTATGGACACAGGTGTTGACGTTGCTGTCATTTCCGCCAATCAAATAGCTGCTCTGCATGAGGATGATTCTCTCTGGCAATCAAAAGCGGAAAAGTTGTTACATTTAACAGATGGCGTACCTCTTGGTATATACGAGTGCCCGATACCCTATCATCGTCTTGTATCTACTAAGTTATATGGCTGGCTGGCCAAAACAGGTCGGTTCTCGTTTCACAAGGATACAAGTTGTGATATTTTAAAAATCAAAGAGAAACTGAATATTTCAAGAGATAGTAAACTAAAGTTCTTCAATGCACATATTGATACATTGTTAGATTCGCTTCAAGCAGGCGGAAATGGCTATAGTGGGATAATGTCCAATTTTTGTCCTAAGTTGTGCGCGATTTTGTGTGAGAAATTTAATAGTAACCCAACAATTTCTTTTAGATTACAAAAATATTTATCAAATACAGAAAATCATATCTTAAGTATAAGTAACGCCTATCCTGCCGTCGGAAAACACTTTCTTAGGTGCAGGCAAGTTCCTATTAAACCTTTATGTAAAACCGATCAGCCTGAGTTGAGCAATTATCAGCTGCGTCAATTGTATGAGTTATCTAATGATATAATTTTTCTGGAAAATTTAGATATACTAAATGAGGGACTGCCGTACTTGTCAACCAGCCATGAGACCAGGGTAAAATGGCAAATTTACTCTCATTTACCCTTTCGCAAGTGA